Proteins from a single region of Cupriavidus sp. MP-37:
- the phnA gene encoding phosphonoacetate hydrolase, with translation MPDTNARTITVNHRTYRWMQQPVVVVCVDGCEFDYLEAAAASGRAPYLKRLLEAGSAFRGACVVPTFTNPNNLSIVCGAPPAVHGICGNYFFDRSANGGRGEEVMMNDPKYLRAGTILAAFADAGASVAVVTAKDKLRRLLGHGMRGICFSSEKADQATLAENGIDGVLELVGMPVPDVYSAELSEFVFAAGVRLMETRRPDLMYLSTTDYIQHKFAPGSDGANAFYAMMDKYLARLDELGCVVALTADHGMNAKHDEATKAPNVIYLQDHLDAWLGRGVDAGGARVILPITDPYVVHHGALGSYATIYLPDDADAAAIQARLSDLQGVESVLTNAEACARFELPPDRVGDLVVTSDKHVVLGTSRSRHDLSGLDAPLRSHGGVSEQTVPLVFNRATAGIPGKAVLRNFDIFDVALNHLH, from the coding sequence ATGCCCGATACCAATGCCCGCACCATTACCGTCAACCATCGCACCTATCGCTGGATGCAGCAGCCCGTCGTGGTGGTCTGCGTCGACGGCTGCGAGTTCGATTACCTGGAAGCCGCCGCCGCCAGCGGCCGCGCGCCGTACCTGAAGCGGCTGCTGGAGGCCGGTTCCGCCTTCCGCGGCGCCTGCGTGGTGCCCACCTTCACCAACCCCAACAACCTTTCCATCGTCTGCGGCGCGCCGCCGGCGGTGCACGGCATCTGCGGCAACTACTTCTTCGACCGCAGCGCCAACGGCGGGCGTGGCGAGGAAGTGATGATGAACGACCCCAAGTACCTGCGCGCCGGCACCATCCTGGCCGCCTTTGCCGACGCCGGCGCCAGCGTCGCCGTGGTCACCGCCAAGGACAAGCTGCGCCGGCTGCTGGGCCATGGCATGCGGGGCATCTGCTTCTCGTCGGAGAAGGCCGACCAGGCCACGCTGGCGGAGAACGGCATCGACGGCGTGCTCGAGCTGGTGGGCATGCCGGTGCCCGACGTGTACAGCGCCGAACTGTCCGAATTCGTTTTTGCCGCCGGCGTGCGCCTGATGGAAACGCGCCGCCCGGACCTGATGTACCTGTCCACCACCGACTATATCCAGCACAAGTTCGCCCCCGGCTCGGACGGCGCCAACGCTTTCTACGCGATGATGGACAAGTACCTGGCGCGGCTGGACGAACTCGGCTGCGTGGTGGCCCTGACCGCCGACCACGGCATGAACGCCAAGCATGACGAGGCGACCAAGGCGCCCAACGTGATCTACCTGCAGGACCACCTGGACGCGTGGCTGGGGCGTGGCGTGGACGCAGGCGGCGCGCGCGTGATCCTGCCGATCACCGATCCGTACGTGGTCCACCACGGCGCGCTGGGCTCCTACGCCACCATCTACCTGCCCGACGATGCCGACGCCGCCGCGATCCAGGCGCGCCTGTCCGACCTGCAAGGCGTCGAGAGCGTGCTGACCAATGCCGAGGCCTGCGCGCGCTTCGAGCTGCCGCCCGACCGCGTCGGCGACCTCGTGGTCACCAGCGACAAGCACGTGGTGCTGGGCACCAGCCGCAGCCGCCATGACCTGTCCGGCCTGGACGCGCCGCTGCGCTCGCACGGCGGCGTGTCGGAGCAGACCGTGCCGCTGGTGTTCAACCGCGCCACCGCCGGCATTCCCGGCAAGGCCGTGCTGCGCAATTTCGACATCTTCGATGTCGCGCTGAACCACCTGCACTGA
- a CDS encoding phosphonate utilization associated transcriptional regulator, giving the protein MSRQAPLASEITILQSQSLTTLVQRELELRIMSGELAPGAKLNEIEVAGQLNVSRGPVREAFRALEQAGLLRTEKNRGVFVRAISVEEADEIYELRAVLDEFIGRQLAARITPADLRELRALVEALDAASQARDVDEYTRLNLSFHDRMVELAGNRKLLETYRRLVKELTLFRREALSRSQAAMPDSTREHRAIVSAIAARDGELAARLMREHVERGRARMHAAVAASAPDTSTSTGTDGAA; this is encoded by the coding sequence ATGTCACGCCAAGCGCCGCTGGCGAGCGAAATCACCATCCTGCAGAGCCAGTCGCTGACCACCCTGGTGCAGCGCGAACTGGAGTTGCGGATCATGTCCGGCGAGCTGGCGCCGGGCGCCAAGCTCAACGAGATCGAAGTCGCCGGGCAGCTCAATGTGTCGCGCGGCCCGGTGCGCGAGGCGTTCCGCGCGCTGGAGCAGGCCGGCCTGCTGCGCACCGAGAAGAACCGCGGTGTGTTCGTGCGTGCCATCTCGGTGGAGGAAGCCGATGAGATCTATGAACTGCGCGCCGTGCTGGACGAGTTCATCGGCCGGCAACTGGCCGCCCGCATCACGCCCGCGGACTTGCGCGAGCTGCGCGCACTGGTGGAGGCGCTTGATGCGGCCAGCCAGGCGCGCGATGTCGATGAATACACGCGGCTGAACCTGTCGTTCCACGACCGCATGGTCGAGCTGGCCGGCAATCGCAAGCTGCTGGAGACCTACCGTCGCCTGGTCAAGGAGCTGACGCTGTTCCGGCGCGAAGCGCTGTCGCGCAGCCAGGCCGCCATGCCCGATTCCACCCGCGAGCACCGCGCTATCGTCTCGGCGATTGCCGCGCGCGACGGCGAACTGGCCGCGCGCCTGATGCGCGAGCACGTCGAGCGCGGCCGCGCGCGCATGCATGCCGCGGTGGCCGCGTCGGCCCCTGACACCAGCACCAGCACCGGCACCGATGGCGCCGCCTGA
- a CDS encoding putative 2-aminoethylphosphonate ABC transporter substrate-binding protein has protein sequence MQPSFTTTLRTAAALLALAASGTALAQKTTLTVYTAWETETLKPYAEGFAKVAPDIELKYVRDSTGVITAKALAEKANPQADVIAGLAASSLELLKQEGMLVPYTPKGFEKLTRDYSDKATPPSWLGLDVWGATICFNTIEAKKRNLPRPETWKDLAKPVYKGTIVMPNPASSGTGFLDVTAWLQLYGEQEGWKYMDALHENIAQYTHSGSKPCKQAGSGEFPIGISFELRAHKTLAAGAPIEMIFPKEGLGYDIEAAGIVKGTKKMEAAQRYLDWLASKEANQLFAKDWAIVAYPGVARKVETIPANYEQMLVKNDFGYIAKNRERVLAEWQKRYASKSEKQP, from the coding sequence ATGCAACCGTCCTTCACCACCACCCTGCGCACCGCCGCCGCCCTGCTTGCGCTAGCCGCCTCCGGCACCGCGCTGGCCCAGAAAACCACGCTCACCGTCTATACGGCGTGGGAGACCGAGACCCTCAAGCCCTATGCCGAGGGCTTTGCCAAGGTGGCGCCCGATATCGAACTGAAATACGTGCGCGATTCCACCGGCGTCATCACCGCCAAGGCGCTGGCCGAGAAGGCCAACCCGCAGGCCGACGTGATCGCCGGGCTGGCAGCGTCGAGCCTGGAACTGCTCAAGCAGGAGGGGATGCTCGTGCCGTACACCCCCAAGGGCTTCGAAAAGCTGACGCGCGACTACAGCGACAAGGCCACGCCGCCGTCATGGCTGGGCCTGGACGTGTGGGGCGCCACCATCTGCTTCAACACCATCGAGGCCAAGAAGCGCAACCTGCCGCGCCCCGAAACCTGGAAGGACCTGGCCAAGCCGGTCTACAAGGGCACCATCGTGATGCCCAACCCGGCTTCGTCCGGCACCGGCTTCCTTGACGTGACCGCCTGGCTGCAGCTCTACGGCGAGCAGGAAGGCTGGAAGTACATGGACGCGCTGCACGAGAACATCGCCCAATACACGCACTCCGGCTCCAAGCCCTGCAAGCAGGCGGGCTCGGGCGAATTCCCGATCGGCATCTCGTTCGAGCTGCGCGCGCACAAGACGCTGGCCGCGGGCGCGCCGATCGAGATGATCTTCCCCAAGGAGGGCCTGGGCTACGACATCGAGGCCGCCGGCATCGTCAAGGGAACCAAGAAGATGGAGGCGGCGCAACGCTACCTGGACTGGCTCGCCAGCAAGGAGGCCAACCAGCTGTTCGCCAAGGACTGGGCCATCGTGGCTTACCCCGGCGTGGCGCGGAAGGTGGAAACCATCCCGGCCAACTACGAGCAGATGCTGGTCAAGAACGATTTCGGCTATATCGCCAAGAACCGCGAGCGCGTGCTGGCCGAATGGCAGAAGCGCTACGCCAGCAAGTCGGAAAAGCAGCCCTGA
- a CDS encoding DUF1272 domain-containing protein produces the protein MLELRPGCEHCNKPLPPDSTEARICSYECTFCAGCVDLLGNVCPNCGGGFAPRPVRPARDWKNGNYLGNDPASTKVKHRPVDLAAHARLVEAVGQVPPAQR, from the coding sequence ATGCTGGAACTCAGACCGGGCTGCGAACACTGCAACAAGCCCCTGCCACCGGATTCCACCGAAGCGCGCATCTGCTCGTACGAATGCACCTTCTGCGCGGGTTGTGTCGACCTGCTCGGCAATGTCTGCCCGAACTGCGGGGGCGGCTTCGCGCCGCGGCCGGTGCGGCCGGCGCGGGACTGGAAGAACGGCAACTACCTGGGCAATGACCCGGCCAGTACCAAGGTCAAGCACCGGCCGGTGGACCTGGCCGCGCATGCTCGCCTGGTCGAAGCGGTGGGCCAGGTCCCGCCAGCGCAGCGCTAG
- a CDS encoding putative 2-aminoethylphosphonate ABC transporter ATP-binding protein, with product MQTTSTSTAETYLSLKGIHKRFGGGGSAFVALHHIDLDVRQGELLCFLGPSGCGKTTLLRIIAGLESQNAGTIHQGGRDISTLPPMERDYGIVFQSYALFPNLTVADNVAYGLVNRRMPRDQRRARVAELLTLVGLPDRGNQYPAQLSGGQQQRVAIARALATSPGLLLLDEPLSALDARVRVRLRSEIRALQQRLNITTILVTHDQEEALSMADRIVVMNQGAIEQVGTPAQVYQRPATPFAADFVGKTNMLGARVCGNGELHLGGVRMRCAAPPGCCPDEDVQVFFRPEDVCVRGIEQHGPNVLEATVDKIEFLGAFSRLTLRLPEAAPAATGAASASGGALYADLSLNDLHELRPHTGDRLRLAIPADRIRIFRHACA from the coding sequence ATGCAGACGACCTCTACATCCACGGCCGAGACCTACCTCAGCCTCAAAGGCATCCACAAGCGCTTCGGCGGCGGCGGCAGCGCCTTCGTCGCGCTCCACCATATCGACCTGGACGTGCGCCAGGGCGAACTGCTTTGCTTCCTGGGCCCGTCGGGCTGCGGCAAGACCACGCTGCTGCGCATCATCGCCGGGCTGGAATCGCAGAACGCCGGCACCATCCACCAGGGCGGGCGCGATATCTCCACGCTGCCGCCGATGGAGCGCGACTACGGCATCGTGTTCCAGTCCTACGCGCTGTTCCCCAACCTGACCGTGGCTGACAACGTCGCCTACGGCCTGGTCAACCGGCGCATGCCGCGCGACCAGCGCCGCGCCCGCGTGGCCGAACTGCTGACGCTGGTGGGACTGCCCGATCGCGGCAACCAGTATCCGGCGCAGTTGTCGGGCGGCCAGCAGCAGCGCGTGGCGATTGCGCGCGCGCTGGCGACTTCGCCCGGGCTGCTGCTGCTGGACGAGCCGCTGTCGGCGCTCGATGCGCGCGTGCGGGTGCGCCTGCGCAGCGAGATCCGCGCGCTGCAGCAGCGGCTGAACATCACCACCATCCTGGTCACGCACGACCAGGAAGAGGCGCTGTCGATGGCCGACCGCATCGTGGTGATGAACCAGGGCGCGATCGAGCAGGTCGGCACCCCGGCGCAGGTCTACCAGCGCCCGGCCACGCCGTTCGCGGCGGACTTCGTCGGCAAGACCAACATGCTGGGCGCGCGTGTCTGCGGCAACGGCGAGCTGCACCTGGGCGGCGTGCGCATGCGCTGCGCCGCGCCCCCGGGCTGCTGTCCCGACGAGGACGTGCAGGTGTTCTTCCGCCCCGAAGACGTCTGCGTGCGCGGCATCGAACAGCATGGCCCCAATGTGCTGGAAGCCACCGTCGACAAGATCGAGTTCCTCGGCGCCTTCTCGCGGCTGACGCTGCGGCTGCCCGAAGCCGCCCCCGCGGCAACGGGCGCCGCCAGCGCCTCCGGTGGCGCCCTCTATGCCGACCTCTCGCTCAATGACCTGCACGAGCTGCGCCCGCACACCGGCGACCGGCTGCGCCTGGCCATTCCCGCTGACCGTATCCGAATCTTCCGCCACGCATGCGCATGA
- the phnY gene encoding phosphonoacetaldehyde dehydrogenase produces MNAPQFPARAVSPHFRAEALRIDGQKIVRERVIEVRNPFDGSLVGTVPKATLDDVRRAFEVGQAYRATLTRYERAAILNRAAALLRERTEEASDLITLESGLSKKDSLYEIGRVADVLGFAATEALRDDGQLFSCDLTPHGKKRRVMTQREPLMGVISAITPFNHPMNQVAHKVAPSIATNNRMVLKPSEKVPLSAFYLADLLYEAGLPPQMFQVVTGDPREIADELITHPAVDLVTFTGGVAIGKYIASKAGYKRVVLELGGNDPLIVLDDADLDRASDLAVQGSYKNSGQRCTAVKRMLVHQAVAARFTELVVEKTRAWKYGDPMDRGVDMGTVIDEQAAQLFEARVNEAVAQGARLLVGNQRDGASYAPTVIDRVDPSMTVVREETFGPVSPIITFRDVDDAIRISNGTAFGLSSGVCTNNIEAFTKIANSLHVGTVNLWEVPGYRIELTPFGGIKDSGLGYKEGVQEAAKSFTNLKTITLPWG; encoded by the coding sequence ATGAACGCCCCCCAATTTCCCGCTCGCGCCGTCAGCCCCCATTTCCGCGCCGAGGCCCTGCGCATCGACGGCCAGAAGATCGTGCGCGAGCGCGTCATCGAAGTGCGCAATCCGTTCGACGGGTCGCTGGTGGGCACCGTCCCGAAGGCCACGCTCGACGACGTGCGCCGCGCCTTCGAAGTCGGCCAGGCCTACCGCGCCACGCTGACGCGTTACGAGCGCGCCGCCATCCTGAACCGCGCCGCGGCGCTGCTGCGCGAGCGCACCGAGGAAGCGTCGGACCTGATCACGCTCGAGTCCGGCCTGTCCAAGAAGGATTCGCTGTACGAGATCGGCCGCGTCGCCGACGTGCTGGGCTTTGCCGCTACCGAGGCGCTGCGCGACGACGGCCAGCTGTTCTCGTGCGACCTGACGCCGCACGGCAAGAAGCGCCGCGTGATGACGCAGCGCGAGCCGCTGATGGGCGTGATCAGCGCGATCACGCCGTTCAACCACCCGATGAACCAGGTCGCGCACAAGGTGGCGCCGTCGATCGCCACCAACAACCGCATGGTGCTCAAGCCGTCGGAGAAGGTGCCGCTGTCGGCGTTCTACCTGGCCGACCTGCTGTATGAAGCCGGCCTGCCGCCGCAGATGTTCCAGGTGGTCACCGGCGACCCGCGCGAAATCGCCGACGAGCTGATCACGCATCCCGCGGTGGACCTGGTCACCTTTACCGGCGGCGTGGCGATCGGCAAGTACATCGCCAGCAAGGCCGGCTACAAGCGCGTGGTGCTGGAGCTGGGCGGCAACGACCCGCTGATCGTGCTCGACGACGCCGACCTCGACCGCGCCTCCGACCTGGCGGTGCAGGGCTCGTACAAGAACTCCGGCCAGCGCTGCACCGCGGTCAAGCGCATGCTGGTGCACCAGGCCGTGGCGGCGCGCTTTACCGAACTGGTGGTGGAGAAGACCCGCGCCTGGAAGTACGGCGATCCGATGGACCGCGGCGTCGACATGGGCACCGTCATCGACGAGCAGGCCGCGCAGCTGTTCGAGGCCCGCGTCAACGAGGCGGTGGCGCAGGGCGCGCGGCTGCTGGTCGGCAACCAGCGCGACGGCGCCAGCTATGCGCCCACCGTGATCGACCGCGTCGACCCGTCAATGACGGTGGTGCGCGAGGAAACCTTCGGTCCGGTTTCGCCCATCATCACCTTCCGCGATGTCGACGATGCCATCCGCATTTCCAACGGCACCGCGTTCGGGCTGTCGTCGGGGGTGTGCACCAACAATATCGAGGCGTTCACCAAGATCGCGAATTCGCTGCATGTGGGCACGGTCAACCTGTGGGAAGTGCCAGGCTACCGGATCGAGCTGACGCCGTTCGGCGGCATCAAGGATTCGGGGCTGGGGTACAAGGAGGGGGTGCAGGAGGCGGCGAAGAGTTTTACCAATTTGAAGACGATTACGTTGCCGTGGGGGTGA
- a CDS encoding IS110 family transposase gives MNAMTYGLDIAKTVFQMYWIDPITGKPQNRRFSRTALIEFLSNCQPGQIALEACGGAHWWARKIQSLGHEVVLLNPGYVRAFVRTNKNDAADARAIWTAARQPDMPVVSVKTEAQQAVLSLHRIRDGLVKTRTRQSNQMRGLLGEYGLHFRTGRLAFRAELRQRWAEVAQVVPPLLMRALERQVCALRELDEQIQLVERDLQEWLRSDPAAQIVEKIPGVGPITATALVATMGCAQAFRSGRAFAASLGLVPAQTGTGGNVRLGHISKRGDAYVRRQLVNAGRTMLTRTKHPPAWALSMLQRRPKNVVVVALANKIARTAWALMAHGRQYDPGHVSLRPA, from the coding sequence ATGAATGCTATGACATATGGGCTGGACATTGCAAAGACAGTGTTCCAGATGTACTGGATAGACCCCATTACGGGGAAGCCCCAGAACCGGCGATTCAGCCGCACCGCGCTCATCGAATTCCTGTCCAATTGCCAGCCTGGGCAGATCGCACTGGAGGCCTGTGGCGGTGCCCACTGGTGGGCGCGCAAGATCCAGAGCCTTGGCCACGAAGTGGTGTTGCTCAACCCGGGTTACGTACGCGCCTTCGTGCGTACGAACAAGAACGACGCGGCGGACGCCCGAGCCATCTGGACTGCAGCCCGGCAACCCGACATGCCGGTCGTGTCGGTCAAGACCGAAGCGCAGCAGGCTGTGCTCTCGTTGCATCGTATACGGGACGGGCTGGTCAAGACGCGCACCCGGCAGAGCAACCAGATGCGCGGGCTGCTGGGCGAATATGGCCTGCACTTCCGCACGGGGCGGCTGGCCTTCCGGGCCGAGCTGCGCCAGCGCTGGGCTGAGGTCGCTCAGGTCGTACCGCCCTTGTTGATGCGCGCGCTGGAGCGGCAGGTCTGTGCGCTGCGCGAACTCGACGAACAGATCCAACTGGTTGAGCGTGACCTCCAGGAATGGCTGAGGTCTGATCCGGCCGCGCAGATCGTGGAGAAGATTCCCGGCGTCGGCCCCATTACCGCCACCGCCTTGGTCGCGACCATGGGCTGTGCCCAGGCCTTCCGCTCAGGCAGAGCCTTCGCTGCAAGCCTGGGACTGGTTCCCGCGCAGACCGGCACGGGCGGCAACGTACGGCTCGGTCACATCAGCAAGCGCGGCGACGCTTACGTGCGACGACAGTTGGTCAACGCCGGACGCACGATGCTCACGCGCACCAAACATCCGCCGGCCTGGGCACTGTCCATGCTGCAGCGGCGCCCCAAGAACGTGGTGGTCGTGGCGCTGGCCAACAAGATCGCCCGGACAGCCTGGGCATTAATGGCCCATGGGCGCCAATACGATCCCGGACATGTGAGCTTGCGCCCGGCCTGA
- a CDS encoding phasin family protein, giving the protein MATPPNPFADFTRMMEQFRLPGVDMSAVIEARRKDIEALTEANRLAYEGMQAVMKKQQEIFAQTMQQLQAAAQQYGTAGNPAEAMARQTEFVQQQLHQALENMRALAETAQKAQAEALAVISKRAEQNVQEAGELFQPKQKPRG; this is encoded by the coding sequence ATGGCCACGCCTCCCAATCCCTTTGCCGATTTCACCAGGATGATGGAACAGTTCCGCCTGCCGGGCGTGGACATGAGCGCGGTGATCGAAGCGCGCCGCAAGGACATCGAGGCCCTGACCGAGGCCAACCGTCTGGCCTATGAAGGCATGCAGGCCGTCATGAAGAAGCAGCAGGAGATCTTCGCCCAGACCATGCAGCAGCTGCAGGCGGCCGCGCAGCAGTACGGCACGGCGGGCAACCCGGCCGAAGCCATGGCCAGGCAGACTGAGTTCGTGCAACAACAATTGCACCAGGCGCTGGAAAATATGCGCGCGCTGGCCGAGACCGCGCAAAAGGCGCAAGCCGAGGCGCTTGCGGTAATCAGCAAGCGCGCCGAACAGAACGTGCAGGAGGCTGGCGAATTATTCCAGCCGAAACAGAAACCCCGCGGCTAG
- the gdhA gene encoding NADP-specific glutamate dehydrogenase: MNSPSLEAFLAGVARRDPNQPEFLQAVKEVMMTLWPFVERNPRYADQALLERLVEPERVIQFRVAWTDDQNRVQVNRAFRVQHSSAIGPYKGGMRFHPTVNLSVLKFLGFEQTFKNALTTLPMGGGKGGSDFDPKGKSDAEVMRFCQALVTELYRHLGPDTDIPAGDIGVGAREVGFMAGMMKKLSNQSACVFTGKGLAYGGSLMRPEATGYGTVYFAQEMLHRRGRGFDGLRVLISGSGNVAQYAAEKAIELGAKVLTLSDSGGVLHYPQGMTTEQLAEVMAFKNEERGRLSDFAARHGMTFEAGRTPWHVPADVALPCATQNELDGNDAETLLGNGVICVAEGANMPSTLEAVDRFVDAKILYAPGKASNAGGVATSGLEMSQNAMRLSWHHAEVDEKLHAIMKDIHQNCIHHGQKADGYINYVEGANIAGFVKVADAMLAQGVI, from the coding sequence GTGAATTCTCCTTCCCTTGAAGCATTTCTGGCGGGGGTTGCCCGCCGCGACCCCAATCAACCCGAATTCCTCCAGGCCGTGAAGGAAGTCATGATGACGCTGTGGCCGTTCGTCGAGCGCAACCCGCGCTACGCCGACCAGGCCCTGCTCGAGCGGCTGGTCGAGCCCGAGCGCGTGATCCAGTTCCGCGTGGCATGGACCGACGACCAGAACCGGGTCCAGGTCAACCGCGCCTTCCGCGTGCAGCACAGCTCCGCCATCGGCCCGTACAAGGGCGGCATGCGCTTCCACCCGACCGTGAACCTGTCGGTGCTGAAGTTCCTGGGGTTCGAGCAGACCTTCAAGAACGCGCTGACCACGCTGCCCATGGGCGGCGGCAAGGGCGGCTCGGACTTCGATCCCAAGGGCAAGTCCGACGCTGAAGTGATGCGCTTCTGCCAGGCGCTGGTGACCGAGCTGTACCGCCACCTGGGCCCGGATACCGACATCCCGGCCGGCGACATCGGCGTGGGCGCGCGCGAAGTCGGCTTTATGGCGGGCATGATGAAGAAGCTGTCGAACCAGTCGGCCTGCGTGTTTACCGGCAAGGGCCTGGCCTACGGCGGCAGCCTGATGCGCCCGGAAGCGACCGGCTACGGCACCGTCTACTTCGCGCAGGAAATGCTGCACCGTCGCGGGCGCGGCTTCGACGGCCTGCGCGTGCTGATCTCCGGCTCGGGCAACGTGGCGCAGTACGCGGCCGAGAAGGCGATCGAGCTGGGCGCCAAGGTGCTGACGCTGTCCGACTCCGGCGGCGTGCTGCACTACCCGCAAGGCATGACCACCGAGCAGCTGGCCGAAGTCATGGCCTTCAAGAACGAAGAGCGCGGCCGCCTGTCCGACTTTGCCGCCCGCCACGGCATGACCTTCGAAGCCGGCCGCACGCCCTGGCACGTGCCGGCCGACGTGGCGCTGCCGTGCGCCACGCAGAACGAACTCGACGGCAACGACGCCGAGACCCTGCTGGGCAACGGCGTGATCTGCGTGGCCGAAGGCGCCAACATGCCGTCGACGCTGGAGGCGGTGGACCGCTTTGTCGATGCCAAAATCCTGTACGCGCCCGGCAAGGCCAGCAACGCCGGCGGCGTGGCCACCTCGGGCCTGGAGATGTCGCAGAACGCGATGCGCCTGTCCTGGCACCACGCCGAGGTCGACGAGAAGCTGCACGCGATCATGAAGGACATCCACCAGAACTGCATCCACCACGGCCAGAAGGCGGATGGCTACATCAACTACGTCGAAGGCGCGAATATCGCCGGCTTCGTCAAGGTGGCCGACGCCATGCTGGCGCAAGGCGTGATCTGA
- a CDS encoding DeoR/GlpR family DNA-binding transcription regulator, with protein sequence MLAEQRQKYILDQLAATGALAISALVSELDVSRETIRRDLNALATRGLLVLTHGGALAPDRTEPDTQTRAQVNAEGKRAIGVRAAELVRDGASLILDYGTTTHAVAQALHGHHNLLVYTNDLAIAQLLGRRNGNRVIVLGGELQDNEDATHGWDTIEQLSRYHTDFAFIGIGGITPRGEICDFSRAAAELRSRMLLAADVACVVADHTKFGRNTGVTIKHAELAAWVITDMAPEPELGAALKERGNKLLIA encoded by the coding sequence GTGCTCGCCGAACAACGGCAGAAATACATCCTCGACCAGCTCGCCGCGACCGGCGCGCTGGCCATCAGCGCGCTGGTGAGCGAGCTCGACGTGTCGCGCGAGACCATCCGGCGCGACCTCAACGCGCTGGCCACGCGCGGGTTGCTGGTGCTGACCCACGGCGGCGCGCTGGCGCCGGACCGCACCGAGCCCGATACCCAGACCCGCGCGCAGGTCAATGCCGAGGGCAAGCGCGCCATCGGCGTGCGCGCGGCCGAGCTGGTGCGCGACGGCGCCTCGCTGATCCTGGACTACGGCACCACCACGCATGCGGTGGCGCAGGCGCTGCACGGGCACCACAACCTGCTGGTCTACACCAACGACCTGGCCATCGCCCAGCTGCTGGGCCGGCGCAACGGCAACCGCGTGATCGTGCTGGGCGGCGAGCTGCAGGACAACGAAGACGCCACGCACGGCTGGGACACCATCGAGCAGCTGTCGCGCTACCACACCGACTTCGCCTTTATCGGCATCGGCGGCATCACCCCGCGCGGCGAGATCTGCGATTTCTCGCGCGCCGCGGCGGAGCTGCGCAGCCGCATGCTGCTGGCCGCCGACGTGGCCTGCGTGGTCGCCGACCACACCAAGTTCGGCCGCAACACCGGCGTCACCATCAAGCATGCCGAACTGGCGGCCTGGGTGATTACCGACATGGCGCCGGAGCCTGAGCTCGGCGCCGCCCTGAAGGAGCGGGGCAACAAGCTGCTGATCGCCTGA